In Streptomyces sp. ML-6, the genomic stretch CCGTCCTCGCCGGAGGCGCTGGCGCCGCCGGCCCGGCTGAGCGTGGCCGCCATGAGGCCCTGGTACTCCTGGTGCATGGTGCGCAGGGGGTCCTGGAGGCTGCGGCGGTCCGCGGAGACGAGACGGGCGATGGAGCGGATGTGGGCCTGCCAGCGGGTGGAGACGGCCTCGGTGAGGAGCTGGGCGAGCTCCTCCTCGCGGCCGGTGATGGCGATGAAGTCCCGCGGCGGGAGGTTGAAGAGGGCGCCCAGTTCGGCGGAGTGCCGCTTGTCGCCGGTCCAGACGCCGGTCTCCTCCATGTGGCGGTAGGCGTCCAGGGGGAGACCGGTGGCGCGGGCGACGTCCTCGGCGGCGAGCCCGCGGGCCATCCGGTGCTCGCGCAAGGTGTGGGGGGTGCCCATGAGTTCGCCGGGGGTGCACCACAAGGCGGCGGCCAGGGCGGCGACTTCACCGTCGGCCGGCAGAGCGGTGCCGCGTTCCCATGCGGTGATGTGGTCGGGGGTTATGTGGGTCATTCCGTATGAGGCGCGCATGCCGTAAGCGACGTGACCGGGTGCCATCCCGAGTTTCTCGCGCAGGATGCGGGCGGCGCGCGCGTTGAAGGGGAGTGGTGGATGCACGCGCCGAGACTAAAGAGTTACCCCTGGTCAATTCCAGAGGGTGCTTTCGCTTTCTTCCTATTTTTGTGGGACAGGTCGCCCGGCTTTTTGCAGGAACTGGTACGGGGGGTGTGGGCGAGTCAACTGGAGAAAGCTGCAAACACCTTGAGGTCGAATAGTCGCCGCGTATGATCCGCTCGCATGACGCCGCAAGTGTGTTCGCACCACCGACTGCCACGCGCTCCCGGCGTCATGACGACTTTTCCCCTTTTTCCCCCTCCCCAGCAGGTCCAGGAGACGCAGTCATGAAGACCAGCGCGACAGACCCGGTGCGCGAGCCGGCAGCCGCACCGGGCGGCCCGCTCGACCGGTTCTTCCGAATAAGTGAACGTGGTTCGACGTACGGGCGTGAAATACGTGGCGGGCTCGCCACATTCTTCACCATGGCGTACATTCTCGTGCTCAACCCGATCATTCTCGGCAGTACCGAGGACAAGTTCGGCGAACAACTGGATGCCGCCCAACTGGCCACTGCGACAACACTAGTTGCTGCGGTGATGACCGTGATCATGGGTGTGGCCGGTAACCTGCCGCTCGCCCTGGCCGCGGGTCTGGGCCTGAATGCCGTCGTCGCGTTCCAGATCGCTCCTCTGATGAGCTGGGACGACGCGATGGGCCTCATCGTGCTCGAAGGTCTGCTGATCTGCGTCCTGGTGATGACCGGTCTGCGCGAGGCCGTCATGCACGCCATCCCGCAGCCGCTCAAGCAGGCCATCAGCGTCGGCATCGGTCTGTTCATCGCCTTCATCGGCTTCGTGGACTCCGGGTTCGTCACCCGCGTCCCGGACGCCGCGAACTCCACCGTGCCCGTCCAGCTCGGCACGGGCACCCTGACCGGCTGGCCCATGCTGGTCTTCTGCCTCGGCGTGCTGGTGACGATCGTCCTCCTGGCCCGCAAGGTGAAGGGCGCCATCCTCATCAGCATCGTCCTGATGACCGTCCTCTCCGTCATCATCGACGCGGTCGCCGACGTCAAGACCTGGGGGCTGACCGAGCCCGCGCTGCCCGACAAGCCCATCGCCGCCCCCGACTTCGGGCTCCTGGGCGACTTCGACCTGTTCGGCTCGTTCGCCCACGTCAGCGTGCTGACCGTCATCCTGCTGATCTTCACCCTCATCCTGTCGGACTTCTTCGACACGATGGGCACCATCGTCGGCGTCACCGCCGAGGCGGGCCTCCTCGACGAGCGCGGCCAGGTCCCCGGCCTGGGCCGGGTCCTGCTCATCGACGGCGCGGCCGCCGTCGCGGGCGGTGCCGCCTCCGCCTCGTCCGCCACCACCTACATCGAGTCCGCGGCGGGCGTCGGCGAGGGTGCGCGCACCGGTTTCGCCAACCTCGTCACCGGCGGTCTGTTCGCCCTCGCCCTCTTCTTCACCCCGGTCCTGACGATCGTGCCCCTCCAGGCCGCGTCCCCCGCCCTCGTCGCGGTCGGGTTCCTGATGATGACCCAGGTCAAGCACATCGACTGGGACCGGTACGAGCTCGCCGTCCCCGCCTTCCTGACCATCGCCGTCATGCCGCTCACGTACTCCATCACCAACGGCATCGGCGCGGGCTTCGTCTCGTACGTGGTCATCAAGGCGTGCCTGGGCAAGGCCCGCGAGGTGCACTGGCTGCTCTGGGGCACCGCGGCGCTCTTCCTGGTCTACTTCGGCATCGACCCGCTGGAGCAGCTGCTCGGCATCAAGTAACCCCGCACGGACGCCCGTACGGGCCTCCCGCGAGGAGACCTCCTGCACGGATCTCCCGTACGGAGACCTCCCGCACGGACGGACACGCGCCACCGGGGCGGTCCCGACTCCCGTCGGGCCGCCCCGGTGGCGCGTCGCGTCGTGCTCAGATCCCGGCCGCGGCCGCCAGGTCGCGCTTGATCCCGGCGAGGAGTTCCGCGCCCTTCCTCCGGGCGGCCGGCAGCTCGTCCGCCGAACCGACCGGCACCACGACCTCCAGGTAGCACTTGAGCTTCGGCTCGGTGCCGCTCGGGCGGACGATCACCCGGGCGCCCTCCAGCCGGTAGCGCAGCCCGTCGGTGGGCGGCAGCTGCGCGCTGCCCCGCGCGAGGTCCTCGGCCGAGACGACGGGCAGCCCGGCGAGCGCGGCCGGCGGCTGCTCGCGCAGCCGGCGCATGGCGTCCGCGATGACCGACAGGTCCTCCACCCGGACCGACAGCTGGTCGGTGGCGTGCAGCCCGTGCGCGACCGCCAGGTCGTCGAGGAGGTCGAGGAGGGTGCGTCCCCGTTCCTTGAGCCCGGAGGCCAGTTCGGCGACCAGGAGCGCGGCCGTGATGCCGTCCTTGTCGCGCACGCCCTCCGGGTCGACGCAGTAGCCGAGCGCCTCCTCGTACCCGTACCGCAGACCCTCCACGCGGGCGATCCACTTGAAGCCGGTCAGCGTCTCCTCGTGGCCGAGGCCCGCCTTCGCGGCGATCCGGCCGAGCAGCGAGGACGACACGATCGACTCGGCGAACACCCCGCTCGCGCCGCGGTCCACCAGGTGCGCGGCGAGCAGCGCGCCGACCTCGTCGCCGCGCAGCATCCGCCAGCCGCCGTCGGCCGCGGGGTCCGGGACGGCGACGGCGCAGCGGTCGGCGTCCGGGTCGTTGGCGATGACGATGTCGGGGTTCTCGCGGCGGGCGGTCGCGAAGGCGAGGTCCATCGCGCCGGGCTCCTCCGGGTTGGGGAACGCGACGGTCGGGAACGCCGGATCGGGCTCGGCCTGTTCGGCGACGAGCACCGGGGCGGGGAAGCCCGCCCGCTCGAAGGCCGCCGTCAGCACGGACGTACCGACTCCGTGCATCGCCGTGTACACGACCCGGGCGGTGCGCGGCGAGCCGGCCGCGAGCACGGCGTCCGTACGGGCCAGATAGGCGTCCAGCACCTCCTCGCCGAGGATCTCCCAGCCGTCGTCGGGGCGGGCCGCACCGTCGAGCGGGCCGACCGCGGCGATCTCGGCGGCGATCTCGCCGTCCGCCGGCGGGACGATCTGCGAACCGTCGCCGAGGTAGACCTTGTAGCCGTTGTCGCGCGGCGGGTTGTGGCTGGCGGTCACCTCGACCCCGGCCACGGCGCCCAGGTGCCTTATGGCATACGCGA encodes the following:
- a CDS encoding phospho-sugar mutase; the protein is MQQDLIERARTWLAEDPDPETREELAALLESGDLDELGARFAGTLQFGTAGLRGELGAGPMRMNRAVVIRAAAGLAAYLRARGQDGGLVVIGYDARYKSADFARDTAAVMTGAGLRAAVLPRPLPTPVLAYAIRHLGAVAGVEVTASHNPPRDNGYKVYLGDGSQIVPPADGEIAAEIAAVGPLDGAARPDDGWEILGEEVLDAYLARTDAVLAAGSPRTARVVYTAMHGVGTSVLTAAFERAGFPAPVLVAEQAEPDPAFPTVAFPNPEEPGAMDLAFATARRENPDIVIANDPDADRCAVAVPDPAADGGWRMLRGDEVGALLAAHLVDRGASGVFAESIVSSSLLGRIAAKAGLGHEETLTGFKWIARVEGLRYGYEEALGYCVDPEGVRDKDGITAALLVAELASGLKERGRTLLDLLDDLAVAHGLHATDQLSVRVEDLSVIADAMRRLREQPPAALAGLPVVSAEDLARGSAQLPPTDGLRYRLEGARVIVRPSGTEPKLKCYLEVVVPVGSADELPAARRKGAELLAGIKRDLAAAAGI
- a CDS encoding NCS2 family permease, with protein sequence MKTSATDPVREPAAAPGGPLDRFFRISERGSTYGREIRGGLATFFTMAYILVLNPIILGSTEDKFGEQLDAAQLATATTLVAAVMTVIMGVAGNLPLALAAGLGLNAVVAFQIAPLMSWDDAMGLIVLEGLLICVLVMTGLREAVMHAIPQPLKQAISVGIGLFIAFIGFVDSGFVTRVPDAANSTVPVQLGTGTLTGWPMLVFCLGVLVTIVLLARKVKGAILISIVLMTVLSVIIDAVADVKTWGLTEPALPDKPIAAPDFGLLGDFDLFGSFAHVSVLTVILLIFTLILSDFFDTMGTIVGVTAEAGLLDERGQVPGLGRVLLIDGAAAVAGGAASASSATTYIESAAGVGEGARTGFANLVTGGLFALALFFTPVLTIVPLQAASPALVAVGFLMMTQVKHIDWDRYELAVPAFLTIAVMPLTYSITNGIGAGFVSYVVIKACLGKAREVHWLLWGTAALFLVYFGIDPLEQLLGIK
- a CDS encoding helix-turn-helix transcriptional regulator, whose translation is MHPPLPFNARAARILREKLGMAPGHVAYGMRASYGMTHITPDHITAWERGTALPADGEVAALAAALWCTPGELMGTPHTLREHRMARGLAAEDVARATGLPLDAYRHMEETGVWTGDKRHSAELGALFNLPPRDFIAITGREEELAQLLTEAVSTRWQAHIRSIARLVSADRRSLQDPLRTMHQEYQGLMAATLSRAGGASASGEDGRRYIEDIVDRFWSLVPEP